Genomic DNA from Chitinispirillales bacterium:
AACTGTTCCAAAACTCCTTTACAAAGCGGGATTTGCTGAGAATTCAGTCGATTGGCACAAAAATTGCAAAAAATGTAATTTGAATCGATTAAAATTGAGTCGATAACAATTTGGAAAGGAACTTCTTATGATAAGAAATGCGGAAACGACAAACGGGTCGGGATTTTTTGAACCGGCGGCGGAAGGAAGAACCGTTAATTCTGCAAGAAGTTTTAAAACAACGGAAAGAAAGATAACGGAAAAAAACGAAAAATTTGAAAAAACGTTTGATTCGGTTTATCGGGAAAATAACGCAGTTCCAAAAAAGACAGTCGTTAAGCAAAAACAAAAAGCGAATTTCACCGAAGATAAAAACGTTGCCGAACGAAACGCAGATTATAATACGGATAAAACGGGCGTCGAACAAAACAAAAATCTTGCCGTCCGAAAAGTTATTACGGAAAACAAATTTGAATTTGAAATAGAGGACGAAATGAAAACGGTGGAAACTGAAAATATAAATTCGTTAATCGCTCAAATAAATTTTGAAAACATGCAAAATTTTGATATCGACATTAGATTAAACGCCGTTGAAAACATAGAAAATATTTTGGCTGCGGTAAGCCAAAAATTAAATCTTAATATCGACACGCAAATCCCTATCGCACAATTTGACGCGGAAGACGTTCCTGAAGAGGTAATTTGGCAGCTTTCTCAATTGCTTTGCGTTCTCAAAGAAATGGGCGATGCGTTTTTGGATGCCGGACTTAACGGCGAAACCGTTGAAAACAGAGGCGAAATATTTTCTCCCCAAGAAGCGTTTTCAATAGGACAATATTTACAGCAAGAAACTATTAAATTGGAATTATCGTTTGCGGAATTGGGGATCAGCCGTGAAATTGCAAAAAACATTACTTACGACGATATGAACCTTGAAGCGAACGTTTCGTTGAATGTCGCCGCCGATTTGGAAACGAGAACTCCGGCGCAGCAAAATCTGCCCGAATCCGTAGAAAATATTTTTGTTGAAAAAAAAACGGGAAGCGCGGATATTCAAAGCATAATAGAACAATTTGAAGACGTAATAAACAAAGTCGGCGCAACTCCCTTGAAAAACGAAAATTTATCGAAAGAGCCGGCTATTACGGCTTTAAACGAATTGAAAAAAGAGATTTTAAAAGAACCCGTTATATCTGTAAACGAAAAGACCGCCGAAAACGTTGAAAAGCCGAAAGTTAACGCGGCGGTAGAAAATTTACCGAAAGAGCCAATCGCCGCCGTTTCAAGCGAATTGAGAAAAGAAATCGCAAAAGAAGAGGTTAAAACACAAATATTGGCTGAAAATACGGAAACAGCAGAAGAAACTTCGCAGAAGCCCGTTGTTAAAAATACGCTTAAAACGGAAATCGGGCGAAATGAAGCCGATACTGAAAAACCGGAAGAAAAAGGTGAAACGAAAGAATCCAAACTTTCGGAAGTTCTGTTTAATAAAAACAATAAAAAAGAAAATCATAACGAAGATAATCGGCAGAATCAGCAAAAGCAAATCGGCGCCATGGAAAACACTTTTTCCTCGCCGATTCGTGACGCAATGATAAGAACGGACGAAAGAAGCGCAAATTCTCCGATAACTTTGGACGGTGTTTCGATTGAAGCGAATAAATTTAACGATTCTTCCGAAATAACGTCCGTTTCACCGCGTTTCGTAAAACTTTTTGAAAAAGAAATCGTTGAGCAGGTGCAGAGAACGATATTAAATTCGTCAAATAAAAACGGAGTACATCAAATATCGCTTACGCTTAATCCGGAAAAACTCGGAGAAATCAAACTTACGATTCAAGTGGACGGAAACGTAGTTTCCGCAAAATTGAACGTTGAAAATTCTCAGGTTAAACAGATAATAGAACAAAATCTACAAAATTTGAAAGACTCTTTGGCGCAACATAATCTGAGCGCCGGCTCTTTAGACGTTAATATAAACGGAAAAGAAGAATCTCGTCAAGACTATGAAAGAATTATAAACTCAAAAAACCGAGCCGGTCAAACAGATGCCGAAGGAGCGGTTTTAGATAACGCCGAAGAATTTCTGGGAATGGAAACCGGAAGAAGATTCGGAACAAATTCATTTGAATTTTTTGCATAAGGGAGGAACAAATTATGGCTGGAACATCGATAAGTTCGTTACAGAAAGCGGCGGAAAGTTATTCCGTTACCGCTTCGTACAGCGAAGAGGACGGCTTTCAAACTACCAAAATGACCGGTAATCGTGAAATCGGGCTTTTTAAGGCGCAGGAAAGCATGGGGAAGATGGATTTTTTGAAATTGCTGACGACGCAATTGCAATACCAAGATCCGCTTTCTCCTATGGAAAATACCGAGTTTGTCGCACAGTTGGCGCAATTCTCGCAGTTGGAATCGACTACGGGCATGGAAAAAGCGATGCAGGAAATGGCGCAAATATTTGCCGATTCCATCGATTTGCAGACGTTTAATTCGCAGTCCACGACAAACGCGAGTTCGGTTTCGCTTATAGGTAAAGAAGTCCGTTTGCGGCAGAATTATTTTGATTGGAACGGAGGAAACGCTCCGATGACGTTTAAGGCGCATTTAGGCGAGAAAATGAGCGGAGTCGTAAAAATCGTCGACGGAGACGGAAACGTAGTAAAGTCGATAGAACTAAAAGACAAAGACGAGACAAACGCCGTTACGTTTACCTGGGATGGAAAAGACGACAAAGGACTTAAAGCGGAAGCCGACAGATACAATCTGATAATAGAAGGGCAGGAATCGAATAATTCGCTGTATTGCTTCGTAGAAGATTTCGTCAACGGAGTTCGTTTTGACAGTGCGAGCGGCGTGTTGATTCGTGTAAACAACAGCGAAATTCCCATAGGAAATATTCTTGAAGTGAAAACTCCGTCTGGCGGAACTTCGGGCGACGGTTCAATTTCGGGCGGCTTTACTATGGCGCAGGCGTTGAGTATGGTAGGCTACATCGTAAAAAGCGAAGTGAATTCCGTTTCTTATACGCCGGAATTAG
This window encodes:
- a CDS encoding flagellar hook assembly protein FlgD, with product MAGTSISSLQKAAESYSVTASYSEEDGFQTTKMTGNREIGLFKAQESMGKMDFLKLLTTQLQYQDPLSPMENTEFVAQLAQFSQLESTTGMEKAMQEMAQIFADSIDLQTFNSQSTTNASSVSLIGKEVRLRQNYFDWNGGNAPMTFKAHLGEKMSGVVKIVDGDGNVVKSIELKDKDETNAVTFTWDGKDDKGLKAEADRYNLIIEGQESNNSLYCFVEDFVNGVRFDSASGVLIRVNNSEIPIGNILEVKTPSGGTSGDGSISGGFTMAQALSMVGYIVKSEVNSVSYTPELAANVIPGVPAVNDSMSLNLDFGGTGSATILIKDSLGNIVHSQQVFANELIDGKIEIEKMNYNDSPSYTVEIASSNKNAFFYNESTISGVINKNGIPQLKAGGKTVDMSKVIELRAA
- a CDS encoding flagellar hook-length control protein FliK; this encodes MIRNAETTNGSGFFEPAAEGRTVNSARSFKTTERKITEKNEKFEKTFDSVYRENNAVPKKTVVKQKQKANFTEDKNVAERNADYNTDKTGVEQNKNLAVRKVITENKFEFEIEDEMKTVETENINSLIAQINFENMQNFDIDIRLNAVENIENILAAVSQKLNLNIDTQIPIAQFDAEDVPEEVIWQLSQLLCVLKEMGDAFLDAGLNGETVENRGEIFSPQEAFSIGQYLQQETIKLELSFAELGISREIAKNITYDDMNLEANVSLNVAADLETRTPAQQNLPESVENIFVEKKTGSADIQSIIEQFEDVINKVGATPLKNENLSKEPAITALNELKKEILKEPVISVNEKTAENVEKPKVNAAVENLPKEPIAAVSSELRKEIAKEEVKTQILAENTETAEETSQKPVVKNTLKTEIGRNEADTEKPEEKGETKESKLSEVLFNKNNKKENHNEDNRQNQQKQIGAMENTFSSPIRDAMIRTDERSANSPITLDGVSIEANKFNDSSEITSVSPRFVKLFEKEIVEQVQRTILNSSNKNGVHQISLTLNPEKLGEIKLTIQVDGNVVSAKLNVENSQVKQIIEQNLQNLKDSLAQHNLSAGSLDVNINGKEESRQDYERIINSKNRAGQTDAEGAVLDNAEEFLGMETGRRFGTNSFEFFA